GCGTTCCAGGACTATAAGCCCTGGCTCGGCATTGGCGGATCGGAATGGGTCGGTCTGGACAACTTCCGTTATTTGTTCGAGCGCCAGGACAGCTTGCAGGTGATCTGGAACACGCTGCTGATCGCCGCCTTGAAGCTGGTGTTCAATCTGGCCGCTCCGTTCACGTTCGCCCTGTTCCTGAACGAGGTGCGACGGGAAGGGTTCAAGCGGTACGTGCAAACGATGGTGTATTTGCCGCATTTCCTGTCGTGGGTCATTCTCGGCGGCATCTTGCTCGACGTGTTGTCCACCGACGGCGGCTTCGTCAACCGGGCGCTGACGGCGATGTTCGGCATCGAGCCGATCTTTTTCCTGGGCGACGGCAACTGGTTTCGCTTCACCGTGGTCGTCTCCGACATCTGGAAGGAGTTCGGCTTCGGCGCCATCGTGTTCCTCGCGGCGCTTGCCAATGTCGACCCTTCGCTGTACGAAGCGGCCGAGGTGGACGGCGCCAGCCGGCTCAGGCAGACGCTGCACATTACGATCCCGTCGATGCTTCCGATCGCGATCGTCGTCGGCACGCTGTCGCTGGGCAACATCCTGAACGCCGGCTTCGACCAGATCTTCAACCTGTACAATCCGCTTGTATACGACAAAGGCGACATTATCGACACGTTCGTCTACCGTACCGCGATTCTGAGCGGAGAGATGGGGTTCGGTACGGCGATCGGCCTGTTCAAATCGCTGGTCAGCCTCGTGCTGATCCTGATTTCGTACCGATTGGCCTACAAATGGGCGGGCTACCGCGTATTTTGACGGAAAGGAGTGCCGGACATGTACCACAAGACGGTTCCGTACCGGATTTTTACGGCGTTTAACACGGTCGGCCTGCTGATGCTGTCGCTGCTGTGCGTCATCCCGCTCGTTCACGTGCTGGCCGTGTCGTTCAGCGCCAAATCGGCGGCCGATGCCAATCTGGTCGTGTTGTGGCCGGTCGATTTCACCCTCGAAGCCTACAAAAAAACGATCGACAATCCGGTTTTCCTGCATTCGATCTGGGTCTCCGTGCTGCGAACCGTAACCGGCACGGCCCTTACGCTGCTGCTTGCGGTGACCGCGGCTTATCCGCTGTCCAAGGAAACCTCCGTATTTCGCGGGCGCAACGTATACGCGTGGATCTTTGTTTTTACGATGATCTTTAACGGAGGGCTTGTCCCGTTCTACATCGTCATCCAGAAGCTCGGCCTGGTCAATACGTTCTGGGTGCTGATTATCCCCGGCGCGGTGAACGTATGGCTGACGATTTTGCTGCTGAACTTTTTCCGCGGCATCCCGAAGGAACTGGAGGAAGCGGCTTTGATCGACGGAGCGGGACATTTCCGGACGCTGTTCCACATCTATTTGCCCGTGTCGCTTCCGGCGCTGGCGACGCTGACGCTGTTCAGCATGGTGTTCCACTGGAATTCCTGGTTCGACGGCCTGCTGTACTTGAGCAATTCCAGGGACTATCCGTTGGCCACGTTCCTGCAGACCGTCATTATTCAACGCGACATGAGCTCGATGAGCTTCGATCCGAAGGAGATGGAGCTGATCTCGCAGAAAACGGTCAAGGCGGCGCAAATTTTTATCGGCGCTCTGCCGGTGCTGATCGTGTATCCGTTCCTGCAGAAGTTTTTCGTCAAAGGGCTTGTATTGGGCTCGGTCAAAGGATAAGGCCGAAATCGAACCGTAACGGGAGGGACCGGGATGAAGAAGACGTTTTACCGGGGGGCCGATCTGTCGTTCGTCGACGAGATCGAACGAGAAGGCGGCGCCTATTACGAGGGGGACCGGCCGGGCGATGTGCTGGACATCGTGCAGGCGAGCGGCGTGAATTCCATCCGGCTGCGAATCTGGAACGAACCCGCGGGCGGGTACTGCAACCTGGAGCGGACGCTGGCGATGGCGCGGCGGATCAAGGAGCGGGGATTGCACTTGCTGCTGGATTTCCACTACTCGGACAAGTGGGCCGATCCCGCCAACCAGTGGAAA
This genomic window from Paenibacillus thermoaerophilus contains:
- a CDS encoding ABC transporter permease; the protein is MKGFKRTWPFHLMLLPSLVLLVIFNYIPMGGIVMAFQDYKPWLGIGGSEWVGLDNFRYLFERQDSLQVIWNTLLIAALKLVFNLAAPFTFALFLNEVRREGFKRYVQTMVYLPHFLSWVILGGILLDVLSTDGGFVNRALTAMFGIEPIFFLGDGNWFRFTVVVSDIWKEFGFGAIVFLAALANVDPSLYEAAEVDGASRLRQTLHITIPSMLPIAIVVGTLSLGNILNAGFDQIFNLYNPLVYDKGDIIDTFVYRTAILSGEMGFGTAIGLFKSLVSLVLILISYRLAYKWAGYRVF
- a CDS encoding carbohydrate ABC transporter permease translates to MYHKTVPYRIFTAFNTVGLLMLSLLCVIPLVHVLAVSFSAKSAADANLVVLWPVDFTLEAYKKTIDNPVFLHSIWVSVLRTVTGTALTLLLAVTAAYPLSKETSVFRGRNVYAWIFVFTMIFNGGLVPFYIVIQKLGLVNTFWVLIIPGAVNVWLTILLLNFFRGIPKELEEAALIDGAGHFRTLFHIYLPVSLPALATLTLFSMVFHWNSWFDGLLYLSNSRDYPLATFLQTVIIQRDMSSMSFDPKEMELISQKTVKAAQIFIGALPVLIVYPFLQKFFVKGLVLGSVKG